The Gammaproteobacteria bacterium DNA window CGAGAGTATAAAGTGTTGTTGTTCCACTTACCTCATTTGCAACGGCTAATAAAGGCTTGCCAGTAGGGCTTTTGTGAGCCGGAATATAATCTAGTCCTTCCGGCCCAAGATCTAATCCAGGTCTTACAACTAACTCATCGTCATCATCCTTAAGTTCTTTAGATGAATTCGCGCCACTCACTCGATTGCCGAATAGTTGAACAAGTTTTGGTTTTTCAGGCCAGCTCAAATCAAAGATAGCAATTAGAGAGGCACGCTCTAAACCTACGAATGCGTACGGGACACCATCAATAAATTCAATGATTATTGCTTCTGGTTCTGGACCTTTGTCATCACTTCTGCTGTCTATTCCATCCTCGTCATTGTTTGCATTGAATAAAGCTGGGAACTGATCAGCCACAGCGCGTTCAATAACTGAGCCAGTGTCTGCTACTTTGCGTAATTTACCTCGATGGTTAAATCGCCACACTGTGATTGAGCGAGCGCCATACATGTGGACCTTGTCAATATCACCATCATTGTCAATATCGCCATCTTGATCAGTTACGCGAGGGCGACCTAAGTCATCTTCATCCGCAAAACCAGGAAATTTTGCAACTAAGTCTGCATCTAGTGTTAAATCTTCAACGCGTACTTCTTCACTAAATCCGTCATAGTCACGTGCATCACCTTCGTTAGCAGTAACAATATAAGTTTCACCATAGTAATTAAAAGATGCAACAGCATCTGGTTGATACATGCCAACAAGAGGAGCCCGTACAATGTTTATTGCGTCATCTTCATTAGTGTAGTCTAGTGCGTTACGTTTGCGATTGAAATTCTTAGTACCAAAAGAGTTGATCGATAATACCTTGGCTTTATGAATATCAACTACAGCAAGTGCATTGTTCTCTTGAAGAGTGACATAAGCTAAGCCATTGGATGTTGTGATGTATTCTGGCTCTAAATCCATTGAGGCGTTCGCATTTGGTCCAAAGATTCTGACTCCTTTCTTACGGAGTTGTTCTTCTTTTCCATTGAATTCATGAAAATCTGCAGTTGCTACAGTGGCAGAAGCAACTCCTGAGCTGATATCGATAATACTAATTGAGCCTTCAGGATCAATATTATAGTCATCATTAGGTTCGCCTTCATTAGCAACGACTACTTTCATGCCATTCTTTGTAAACGTTAACATGTCAGGTAATGCGCCAACTTGGATTGAGCTAATAAAGCTACAGTCCATAGCGTTATAAAATGCTACTTCACCAGGGTTTTGTTTGGGATCATCCTCAACGGCTACAGCAACTAATCCATTATAAACAGCAACACTGTTTGGGCCGCCACTGACGTTGGTAAGTGATAGATCTAAGTTGCCATCAGTACATGATTCATCTTTCGCAAATACAAATTCATCATCTATGGCTAATACGTCTATAGTATTACTTTGTGCATTGACAACAAAAAATTTCTGGCTTGTTGCATCAAATGCAACAATCTCTGCGGCACTCTCATCAAATTCCACATCTTCATTGCTAAACGTTGCAAATGGGGTAATTTTGAATGGTTCGTAGCTTGCGTGAGCAGTACTAGATAAAGCTAGCACGCCAGCTAATAAGCTTAGTTTAAATTTCACAGCGTAGTCTCCCTCTGTTTTGGGTATTTTAAACGCCGCAAGGTATCAATCTAATATTATGATTTTGTGACGCAAAATATATCTTTTCTCTGTGAAAAATATTTAATTAGTTGAGTTTGAATTGATTTGACTTAAAGTCGTTTATAATTGTAAAGGCTTATGCTTTGTTTTAGTGTGTGTTAATCTGGAAATGTTGATGTGAATGTCAATTTGGGACTTACTCATAATCAACCATAAGCAAATTAACCATGCTCTGTAAGGTAAATAATATTAATATGCCAAGACTTACATTTATTAAAAAACATATGTACTTAAATAGGTGTAATTTTGTTCATGCTTATGTTTAATGTGAAAATCGGCAACGAAAATGTCGTTTCAGAGCAAGATATTTTGGTCAATGTTTGTTGTATTGCTAAAATCGACAGTCATCTGCAATCACGATCCATGCAAGGTTTATTGAGTTAATATATTATGGTTGCCTTTATTAAACGAATATTTATATTCTTATTCATTGCGCTTTTAATTTCTTTTGTATTAATCCCGCTATATGAGATATTTGTTGGAGGGCATTCATTTACCTCAATTAAGCAACATATTATTGATAATATAAATTTTGAATCTTTAGATATATGGAAGCAGGTATTCATATTTTATTTGGCATTATGGTGTGGAAAAGCAATTTTATGGGCGCTAGCAACAGCTAGGGTAGATCCTCCAGGGTAGAGGTAAAGTAGTGGCTGAAGATAAGAGAATAAATGTACTATTTGTATGTATGGGGAATATTTGTCGTTCACCTACCGCAGAAGGAGTATTTCATCATCTAGTGAGAATACATGGGCTGGAGGATATTATTCGTGTCGATTCTGCAGGTACGCATGCATATCATGAAGGTGAAAAGCCTGACCCTAGAGCATGTGCTTCTGCACTAGAAAAAAATTATGATATTTCATTTTCTAGAGCACGCAAAGTTAAAGATAAGGACTTTGAGGAGTTTGATTATATCCTGCCGATGGATAATGCCAATCTAAGTGCCTTGCAAGTGAAATCCCCGTTAATGCATCGCGATAAAATTGAACTATTCTTGAATTTCCATCCAGAAAAATCTGGTCAAGAAGTGCCTGACCCATACTATCGCGACAGCGATTTATTTGATGGCGTATTTGAGATGGTAGAAGAGGGTTGTTGGAATCTATTAAAGGTGATGCGTAAACGTCACCACCTTTAATGCCTTTAAGAAAAGCTAGTAAATCAACTTTACGTACTAGGCTCTTTTTCCTGAGTCTGAGGTTTTTGCTGGCTAGTAGTATTGCTGTTATTTGATTCGTTCTGTTGAGGTGCAGGGTTGCTGTTAGTACTTTGTGTATTACCATTTGCCTGAGGACTGTTACCTGAAGAGTTTCCTTCTTTAGGACCCTGCGTTTGCTGCTTATTGTCACTGCCAGAATTATTCTGCTTATTATTCGATTGATCAGCATTTTGATTGCGATTCTGGGAGCGCTGGGAATCTGAGCGATTTCGATTGCGGTTTCGGTTTCGGTTACGATTTCGATTGCGGTTGCTATTATTGTCTGACTGATTTTTTTCACCGTCTGCACGCGGCTGGTCATTTTTATTTTCGTTTCGACCGCCTTTACGATTTTGTCCGCGCTGATTAGGCTTTCTACGACGATTGTTATTACGATTATTGTTATTGCTGTATCGACCGCGAGATTGATTTTTACCACGAGAATTTGATTCAGCTTTTTTAGCTTCTTCTTGTGATGTGTCTTCAAACAACCAGCCAAATAATTTTGCAAAGATACCTTTAGATGCTTTCTTTCCTTGAGCGGAAACTTGGCTTGGTACTGGAGTTGGTGCGGGTGCATCCATGCTAACTGTAGATACAGCTGGTTTATCAACCGGCCTCTGTGTAGTTGTAGTGATTTCTATTTCTTCTTCTTGGCTAGTGCTTAATTCATAACTGGTTTTACCCTCAGTTTCTTTGTCGTCATCGCGTACACGTTGTACTTCAAAGTGAGGGGTTTCTAGATTTGCTTGCGGTACGATTATTAAATCAATTTTATGCCGATGTTCAATTTCTTGTAGAGATAAACGTTTTTCGTTAAGCAGAAATGTGCCAACATCTACAGGAACGCGCGCTATCACTTTTCCTGTTTTATCTTTCATTGCTTCTTCTTCAAGTAAGCGCAGAATGGCTAGTGCTAGAGACTCGCTGGTGCGAATAGTGCCATGACCAGTACATCTAGGGCATACAATTTGACTGGACTCTCCTAAAGAAGGGCGTAATCGTTGGCGAGACATTTCTAATAGACCAAAACGAGAAATACGTCCAAGCTGAATACGTGCACGATCAACTTCGACGGCATCTCGTAATCGATTTTCTACTTCACGTTGATTTTTATTAGCTAGCATGTCGATGAAATCAACCACAATCAATCCACCTAAATCACGCAAACGTAATTGGCGTGCAATTTCATCTGCTGCTTCTAGATTAGTTTGTAGTGCAGTTTGTTCAATGTCGCTACCTTTAGTAGCGCGCGCAGAGTTGATATCAATAGAAAGCATTGCCTCCGTATGATCGATAACAATAGCGCCACCCGAAGGTAAATTCACTTCGCGCTGAAAAGCAGATTCGATTTGCGCTTCGATTTGATAGCGATTAAATAGAGGCACATGATCTTCATATAATTTAAGTTTGCGAAGATCATTAGGCATTACTTGTTCTAAAAAATGGTGCGCATCTTTATAAACAGCATTATCATCAATGATAATTTCATTAATATCATTACGGAAGTGATCACGTAGAGCACGAATCATAGCGTTGCTTTCTTGGTAAATTAAGAAAGGTTCTTCTTTCTGAGAAGCTGCATTTTCAATCGCCAGCCATACTTTCTCTAGGTAAGAGATATCCCAACCGAGTTCTTCACTAGTACGCCCCACTCCTGCGGTTCGTACAATCGCACCCATACCATTAGGAATTTTGATCTGGCTTAACGCCTCACGCACTTCTTTTCTATCATCGCCTTCTATACGTCGTGAGACACCACCTGCACGTGGATTATTAGGCATTAATACTAAATAGCGCCCAGCTAGACTGATGAATGTCGTAAGTGCCGCACCTTTATTGCCTCGTTCTTCACGTTCTACTTGAACGATAAGTTGCTGGCCTTCTTCTATCAGGTCTTTTATTGGTGGGCGTTCACCCGCAGGGGTATTGTTATCTTTGAAATAAAGCTTGGATATTTCTTTGAAAGGTAGGAAACCATGGCGTTCAACGCCATAGTTAACAAAAGCAGCCTCTAAACTCGGTTCAATCCGAGTGATAATGCCTTTGTATATATTGGCTTTCTTTTGCTCTTGTGAAGGAACTTCGATATCGAGATCGTATAGCTTTTGGCCATCGACCATCGCAACACGCAATTCCTCTTGCTGTGTAGCATTTACTAGTATTCTTTTCATATTGGTCTCGGTTTTCTATTTCTGCTTTCAATTGCATATAGGGTGTCAACCCATTTTGCGCAACGTGTCCAACCACAGAATGGCGTGATAAGCCATCTGTACACAACGTAAAGAGCTCTTTTACAGAGTTCATTAATAAATTGCAGATTGAAAGTAGAATGAACATTCTTTTAATTATTTACTTTGTCCGTCGTGACGGTAGTAAAATCTATTTAAACTCTGACTGCTATGTTATTACAGTCAGAAATAAGGGTAATTAAGCTCTTTTGC harbors:
- a CDS encoding choice-of-anchor I family protein, coding for MKFKLSLLAGVLALSSTAHASYEPFKITPFATFSNEDVEFDESAAEIVAFDATSQKFFVVNAQSNTIDVLAIDDEFVFAKDESCTDGNLDLSLTNVSGGPNSVAVYNGLVAVAVEDDPKQNPGEVAFYNAMDCSFISSIQVGALPDMLTFTKNGMKVVVANEGEPNDDYNIDPEGSISIIDISSGVASATVATADFHEFNGKEEQLRKKGVRIFGPNANASMDLEPEYITTSNGLAYVTLQENNALAVVDIHKAKVLSINSFGTKNFNRKRNALDYTNEDDAINIVRAPLVGMYQPDAVASFNYYGETYIVTANEGDARDYDGFSEEVRVEDLTLDADLVAKFPGFADEDDLGRPRVTDQDGDIDNDGDIDKVHMYGARSITVWRFNHRGKLRKVADTGSVIERAVADQFPALFNANNDEDGIDSRSDDKGPEPEAIIIEFIDGVPYAFVGLERASLIAIFDLSWPEKPKLVQLFGNRVSGANSSKELKDDDDELVVRPGLDLGPEGLDYIPAHKSPTGKPLLAVANEVSGTTTLYTLEMYYY
- a CDS encoding low molecular weight protein-tyrosine-phosphatase produces the protein MAEDKRINVLFVCMGNICRSPTAEGVFHHLVRIHGLEDIIRVDSAGTHAYHEGEKPDPRACASALEKNYDISFSRARKVKDKDFEEFDYILPMDNANLSALQVKSPLMHRDKIELFLNFHPEKSGQEVPDPYYRDSDLFDGVFEMVEEGCWNLLKVMRKRHHL
- the rne gene encoding ribonuclease E, with translation MKRILVNATQQEELRVAMVDGQKLYDLDIEVPSQEQKKANIYKGIITRIEPSLEAAFVNYGVERHGFLPFKEISKLYFKDNNTPAGERPPIKDLIEEGQQLIVQVEREERGNKGAALTTFISLAGRYLVLMPNNPRAGGVSRRIEGDDRKEVREALSQIKIPNGMGAIVRTAGVGRTSEELGWDISYLEKVWLAIENAASQKEEPFLIYQESNAMIRALRDHFRNDINEIIIDDNAVYKDAHHFLEQVMPNDLRKLKLYEDHVPLFNRYQIEAQIESAFQREVNLPSGGAIVIDHTEAMLSIDINSARATKGSDIEQTALQTNLEAADEIARQLRLRDLGGLIVVDFIDMLANKNQREVENRLRDAVEVDRARIQLGRISRFGLLEMSRQRLRPSLGESSQIVCPRCTGHGTIRTSESLALAILRLLEEEAMKDKTGKVIARVPVDVGTFLLNEKRLSLQEIEHRHKIDLIIVPQANLETPHFEVQRVRDDDKETEGKTSYELSTSQEEEIEITTTTQRPVDKPAVSTVSMDAPAPTPVPSQVSAQGKKASKGIFAKLFGWLFEDTSQEEAKKAESNSRGKNQSRGRYSNNNNRNNNRRRKPNQRGQNRKGGRNENKNDQPRADGEKNQSDNNSNRNRNRNRNRNRNRNRSDSQRSQNRNQNADQSNNKQNNSGSDNKQQTQGPKEGNSSGNSPQANGNTQSTNSNPAPQQNESNNSNTTSQQKPQTQEKEPST